DNA sequence from the Lodderomyces elongisporus chromosome 5, complete sequence genome:
CAGTATTTGATTGGTGCAGAGATTTTCCCCTTGGGTATTAGATCGTTTGCCCAGTcgatggtgatgattttGCATTTTGCCAATCAGTATGGTAACTCAAAGGCGTTGCCCAAGATGATGATTGCCATGAACCCTTATGGTgccttttatttctttgttgGTGTGTTGGTCTTATCTTTGGTGTGGGCATTCTTTTTACCAGAGTTGAAGGGAAGAAGTTTGGAGTCGATTGAAGAGGTGTTTACCTTGCCATGGTACAATTTGAGACGTTGTAACAAGTTGGTGCCTGATCATTCGCAAATCCACAAGATTAGATATACCAATAGCAGGGGTAATACTGGATTTGACCATATTCATTATGATCCTGAGCTGAACAAGCCAAATGTTGAATTTGTTGAGAATTTGATGAGACGCAACTCAGAGGaggataaagaagaagtggaGAAGAAGGTTTGAAATTAGGATACTACTATTGCTattatctttttatttttttgtctttttcttgtcttttttctttatttgtccattttcaattttccaaaTGGAGCTTTGATAGTTTTATCTGGTATTGATTGAAGATGGTGTTATAAGCTAGAGgtttgtcgttgttgttgctgttgtctggttttttgttctttgttttcttttttttggtacttTAGTAATTTTAATGCGTTTAATGAGATtatattgatattgttagtttcttttttttattgtttcttACTTTGTCAAAAATATCGGTTGAGTATTCTTTTGTGAGACAACATTTATCTCGGTGTTATCACTGAGGCGATAAATCCGACTGTCTCTTTTCTGCGTGGATACaagttgtttgttgttgtttggtTGTTTTAGACTTGCCTTCCTTCCCACACCACTTTACATTAGTAATGACGTCATACAATTCCCATTTTTTGCAATGCATGTGAACTACGTGTGTACAAAAGTGTTTACAATTTGTTGTACgagtatttttttcttggtgGTATCCCTTAgaaaaaacatttttgaataaaagatgtatatatatataaagggtgaatgatgaaaagaataataatcatGGAGTATTCTTTATAAccagaaaagaaagtatTTCAATAGATTGTAAGATACTACTTGGCACTTGGagatatacatatgtatatgtatatgtatatatatatatttctttttggttcaaCAATGTGGTGTTAGTAATACTATTTAaaatttgttcttgttcgtTTATTTTGCACTCTACAGTAGAGAGTTaagtaaaggaaaagaaaagaaaagaaaagaaagaaaaaaaactagaGCCGAATAAGTGTAAAAAGCTCACCTAAATCTTGGTTTCGTCCTAATATTTTTGTATACTCGGCATCTCTCCTCCTCCAAACCCCGACTacaataaaaagaaagaaagaaagaaagaaatagaatCGTAGTTGGAgacaaataataatactgTTCGATAGGCTGGTGTAAACTGTTTCTTTAgtaatttcattttcataatttgaaattttctttgttggtTCATtaattgttgatgaagtaAAGTCTttggtaaagaaaataatgattcaaaattaaaaaaaaaatttaaaaaaaaaagtccGAGGTCCATatgattttatttttcttcttctttttagtTTCCAAATTCGTATCTAGTTTCTAGATTCCAGATTCAATGTGCATGAACAAGGAAATGTATTAAATGGTGATGTCTCcctcctctctctctcttcctaTGTTTCCATAAAGTGTTACCTTGCAACAGAGAGTTATTAGATTAGAGTGTGAACCCAACATTataaagcaaaagagaGTGTTGGAGAGAAGTAGCTATATAGGGTTGAAGAGAGTAAGAGTGCCATTAGTCCGTCGTTACCagaaatggaaaacaacaacaacaacaacaacaacaacaacaataacagtaaCAAGAAACTTGAGAACtttcaaaataataaattcaAGGGCCTGTAACCACCCCccataaaagaaaagcccCAACACACTATGAGTCTAAcaaataatatatatataaatatatacatatgtatatttccTTGGTAATACACTGCTGATGCTTCATCTTGCATAACCACAGAAATCGATGACCCAATCTCACACTTgttccttcttttgttcaagCCCAACTGATTCTAAATCactgttcttcttcatacATCACtcatatatgtgtatatagttttcaagttttttaGTGTACGAacgaaagaacaaagaacaaagtagaaaaagaaagaaagaaaggttCCCCAGATTTCACTTGCAATGTTGACAACTATTCTCCTAACCACTACGCTTACTCAGTATACAATGTGTATTTAAATATAAAAGTTACACAGACTCTGTGTCGGAGTCTAATTTGTAACTAAAGCACACAGATCCAGATCTTGATATTTGCAAGCGTCAAATTGCATTGTATATGGAGAACTTGTAGCCTTCTATTGGCTTACTCACATACTCACATACTGCTTCCATACATGATACAATATTACTTGGCTTAAAAGATCAGAGGTCACTAACCAGATATTTATGGAATAAGGTCATCCCTTTATGaatttatgtatatatatatatagtcTTGTCAATTTGTatggtttcttttcttattttattttattttattttattttatttggtTGGGTGTTCATCGTTTaaaatattatatatatacatatatatatatatacagtGATAGTCACaatatctttttgtttgcacGCGTATCGCACAGTAGGAGAATGGaagaattaaagaaaaatgtcgGGTTTAACCGaagttgttttcttttaaatggaagaaaaaaaaagtgtctGTCTGACcccacaaaaaaaaaaaaaaaaattcaaattaaTTATTTAATTAAAATTCAATTATATGCAGTATGCTAATGTTtttaagaaaataaaaagaataaagattaaggaagaagaggaagaggaagaggctgctgctgctgttgttgctgctgaagcttactctttttttcaagttgtGCAATGTCGCCAGAAGCGCAATACACCTCATGGTTTGtaagacaaaagaaaaaaaaaggtcgGACATATCTAATATAGGAGATAGCCAACATTGACTAAACCTGGGGAGATTAACAATGTAAATAGTacacaataataataaaagagTAAAAGAGAGTACAAACAAAGGAACCAAAGGGAACCAATGGGAACCAGAGGGAACTATAGACACTGTTAATTACATCATATAGCCCTGAAAcatcttctctctttttcttttcatttttttgttgttttcttcatctttttgttgttttttttacaaattaaaaattatcAATTGGGATTTTTTACATACCCttgattcaaaaaaaaaaaaatacttgGTTACCATATTCAACAtcctcttttgtttcattcATTACCTGTCCATCCAAATTCACTCTGTATATATTCGTACTATACATACACAATGCTAATTTTGAATACCCACGGCTGCTCTATATATTtctgcagcagcaacaacacatTAAAATAGTAGTATTAAGCCTCTCACCAAACTACGTACTCTCCCCCTTCCCCACTCTATCCCACTTACTCTTAGTTCTAGACTACTCTATACTGCTTCcagtcttcttcttcttcttcttcttcttcctccccccactgcttttttttgtccctCCATCCCATTCACGCAATACCACCATCAACTTTCACTTTAGGTCGAGCATTGGAAACATTGGTGAAAAGATTTCCCGCGGACATAAATAATTTCcccacattttttttttcctttttattttttatatttttatattttttatatttattattttttatttattttattctgGGGGAATCTTGCAGTAgacttgaaagaaaagaaaaaattaaaccaGATTAAGGAAATCGTGCACGACCTCTCTAAACCGACACTTTAGCAGTAGAGGAaactaaagaagaagaataagaagAGTTAGAATTAGAGTTAAAGAGTCTTAAGTGTTTAATAGCTTAATAGTTCTAAGAGTACTAAGAGTTCTAGAGCACCAAAGTAAAAATTGTAGGGATCTCCAGGCACTGGGAGACACAACAAAAGTGTAGAAAgtaagagaaagagaggtCACccatttttacttttctttcatcaATTATTTTTGACCCAgacatttttattttttacatatatattttgtatatatcCTTTGCCAAAACTACTACAAACAACTGCAATACGAAGCACACTTTATATACTTCTGACTCACTCAGGAAATGTTGAGAAGAAATAAACCTTTTCTTCATTGCCCTCTCCCCtatccctctctctctccctttACGAATATCACAAGGTATTATTCAGCTGCCCTTGAATagttttattattattattccaTTTAATATTATCTGTTGGACATTAGAGAAAACAATAggtttttttaaatttatatttaattttatttttattcttatatttttatattgttgttcccacatatataaatatataaatatataaatatataaatatataaatatataaatatatatataaaaatttatTCGACACTACCCAAACTTTCGGTCTCATATTTATTCACTATACTTTTCTCACTCCCACTCAgttctcccccccccccctcctccACCCACCCCCagaaaaacgaaaataaaaaaaaaaaaaaaaaaaaaaagaataaaaaccAAACCAGAATTACTGAACGAGAGAAAGCGAGaaattcaaatccaaattcaaattcaaagaaccaaaaaaaaaaaaaaaaagatagagAGACAAACAAACTTTGTAATACATGATTTCGGCAGCCACCTCAATTACAACAAGCAGTACTGCCATCACACCCAATACATCTCACCAGCTTccacatcaacatcaacatcagcatcagcacCAGCTTCTGCACCAGCATCTGCTCCTGTATCTGCAAACTACTAACCAAAAAAACTTAAACCTGCACATTTCCTCAACAGACTTATACCCCAACAATTTAGAAGCATTACAGTTGGTACCACACCTGGAACCATATCTGGCACCACAACTTGCAACTCAACTTGCAACACCAGTACAAAATACTCCTCCTCCACTACAATTAAACTACCCAATCAACCCCACACACACGATAACAGGCTTGTCACAAACAAGCAACACACCAGCAGTATACACTTCTCCACCTCATCTAGGTGGTCTGCACAGCATGTCTCATGCAATGGCACAATCTCCAGATTTTGAAAGTCGACTGGCGAGAATTTCAAATAAGAACACCAAGAGCAGTATAGAAAAACCTGACACCGGTGCTACTTACGACAGCTCTAACTCATCAACTGAATATAAAGAAAGTGGCCAACCAAATCAAATGGAACACGAATCCACCAAAGAACCtcaagaaaggaaaggaaatggagaaggagaaggagaaggaatAGGAGAAGGATCAGCAGTAGCCAACTCCACtcatggtggtggtggtggtggtagcgGCGGCAGCAGCGGcagcaaaaagaatatcCCAGTTGAACTTACTGCTTTTGGTACCACACCATCAGGAAAACCCAgattatttgtttgtcaaGTATGTACCAGAGCTTTTGCCAGATTGGAGCATTTACGAAGACACGAACGATCGcacacaaaagaaaaaccatTTGCCTGTGGAGTATGCCAACGCAAATTTAGTCGACGGGATTTGCTATTACGGCACGCCCAAAAACTTCACGCAGGATGCACCGATGCCATCACAAGGTTAAGAAAGAAATCACTAAAACCATTGGATGGCGAAGACGGAGGTGAATATGCAGGAGGAAATGGAGAATACGaggacgaagaagaagaagatgtaTATGAAAAGGAATCCGTACTAGAAGCCGAAGAGGCAGCTTTAAAGGCCAGGgccaaattgaaaagagaagaagcaaCGGCAGTGGAATTCAACCTCGAATTATTTGATAAGGCTAAGCCTAGTAAtggaaaagtgaaaaaggcaaaaagaaatacgGGCACAGGCACAGGCACAGGCACAAACTCCGGTGCCAATGCAAACACTACTTTATCagcatcttcttcatcctctGGAGTGCCAACTAGGAAAAGCTCTAATGCAGCCCTACTACAAAAGAAACGCGGAAGAAAGAAGCTCGAAGAAACTATGGCCACAGGTATGAGTGTTAGCTCAACGCGACTTCGAAGAGGCGCTTCGTTTTCGGCACAATCCGGTGCAAACTATGCAATCAATGTTCCAGAGTTTAATGACTTGTACCCAAACACTGATAACGTCGAGTTTTCTACACCACAGCTAATGCCCTCAACAAATGCTGATGAACTCAATTGGTTGAATAACATTTCCGCAATACCTGGTTTATCCGATGATCTGCGATTCAATGAACTCATGCGTCAAGGATCAATCACTTCAGGAATAAACAATTACCCTGGTCCGCCAGTCAATGTGAGCCAACACGGCTCGTTCTCACACCCATCATTTACCAACAttcctcaacaacaacaacagcagcagcagcagcagcaacagcagcaacagttGCAACAACCAAGAACAGATAGTATAGCAAGTCTCAATTCTCATTTCGATGGGCTTGGACATGGACATGGACATGGACATGGATTCAACACTGGCCATGGACCCAATATTGGACCCAATACTTTTATGATGCCCACTGTTACTTTGACAAATCAGGAGATCCAAAATGGGGTCACTGCTCATCAAAAAATGcttcagcaacaacaacaacaacaacaacaacaacaacagcagcagcagcaacagcatcaacagcatcaacaccaacaacatcaacaatcttttcaGAGTCAAAATGAACCACTACATCACGGTATACAATCATTTGCAAATAACAGTCAGTCACAAATTAATAACCCAAACAACCCAAATATTCCCGATGGACAATTTGAGATTCCTGGCTATTCCTTCTATGATATGCCTGATTATATGCTTGATGCTCAAATGATGAATGAAATTCCTGCTCACCTTCGTGTACTAAATCCTATCAAGCAAGAACCCGACGAAGACCTAGCATCAGCCTCTCAAGAACCTCTTCGGCAAACAGATATGGACTTAAATTTCTTGAATGACATGGACAATCTCACTCATGAATATGATGTCAATGCCAAATTTACCGCAGGTGGCTACTCTTTTTACGGCGATAGTATCTCAACATATTCTTCTGGTATCGATACAAACTCTCCGGGATTTGTGAAATCTCCTCCTAGACCAAGCCCCTTGGGTGTCACCAGTACCACGATTGATCAGATGCGTATTGACTCAGTTGGCTCACCACATCAAGCAATTGCTTCAGACCAACCATCTACTTGGAAAGCACCAATAAACTatacaagaaacaaactaTTTACAAATAGGATGAGACATTTGGTCAATAAAGCACTAAACAAGTACCCGATAAATGGTATAACCACCCCTGCAATTCCTTCTAATGAAAAGCTAgaatcatatttatcaacTTTTGTCAAGGACTTTTTAACacattttccatttatcCATGTTTCCAAATTGAATGAGTATGAAATCATGAGCATGACTTCGAATGAATTAGACGATAATGAAAGTGCTCGGGTTTGTCTCCCCTTGTTGGTGGCAACCATTGGAGCCTTGATtgcaaacaacaaaaacgaTTCTGAACATTTATACGAAGCATCAAGACGAACAATTCACATTTATTTGGAAAGCAGGAAAAATATCGTTAATCTGAAAAAaccttcatttttttcggCGAATCCTTTATGGCTTATCCAATCATTGACGCTATCAGTCATTTACGGTTTATTTTCGGAAAACATCAATAACGTTTATATTGTCATGCGACAATTGAATGCATTGAACTCGTTGGTCA
Encoded proteins:
- the ADR1 gene encoding DNA-binding transcription factor adr1: MAQSPDFESRSARISNKNTKSSIEKPDTGATYDSSNSSTEYKESGQPNQMEHESTKEPQERKGNGEGEGEGIGEGSAVANSTHGGGGGGSGGSSGSKKNIPVELTAFGTTPSGKPRLFVCQVCTRAFARLEHLRRHERSHTKEKPFACGVCQRKFSRRDLLLRHAQKLHAGCTDAITRLRKKSLKPLDGEDGGEYAGGNGEYEDEEEEDVYEKESVLEAEEAALKARAKLKREEATAVEFNLELFDKAKPSNGKVKKAKRNTGTGTGTGTNSGANANTTLSASSSSSGVPTRKSSNAALLQKKRGRKKLEETMATGMSVSSTRLRRGASFSAQSGANYAINVPEFNDLYPNTDNVEFSTPQLMPSTNADELNWLNNISAIPGLSDDSRFNELMRQGSITSGINNYPGPPVNVSQHGSFSHPSFTNIPQQQQQQQQQQQQQQQLQQPRTDSIASLNSHFDGLGHGHGHGHGFNTGHGPNIGPNTFMMPTVTLTNQEIQNGVTAHQKMLQQQQQQQQQQQQQQQQQHQQHQHQQHQQSFQSQNEPLHHGIQSFANNSQSQINNPNNPNIPDGQFEIPGYSFYDMPDYMLDAQMMNEIPAHLRVLNPIKQEPDEDLASASQEPLRQTDMDLNFLNDMDNLTHEYDVNAKFTAGGYSFYGDSISTYSSGIDTNSPGFVKSPPRPSPLGVTSTTIDQMRIDSVGSPHQAIASDQPSTWKAPINYTRNKLFTNRMRHLVNKALNKYPINGITTPAIPSNEKLESYLSTFVKDFLTHFPFIHVSKLNEYEIMSMTSNELDDNESARVCLPLLVATIGALIANNKNDSEHLYEASRRTIHIYLESRKNIVNSKKPSFFSANPLWLIQSLTLSVIYGLFSENINNVYIVMRQLNALNSLVKTSIKDKHELLFSIHGEDEVIYKTLTSEDRESFGHGNASDNGNGGVDSRGGAHSLFTNLHQDEMKFKNQINLQSQNRIVFLIYRLTSFLFMMYNVPLTLSVNDLHQLAIADKTDEYLWNFKSFQEFQEACQDHQNEHETISFYINRRKIIRYKELLLKIAKNANPEKPPSPDLDTYIKENLQSLSQFGYVCLVHGFYEIMSYKELKKINSFKVLNEVSECFPLPIGVGMFGTEDYARLDYAMLVNYTKLSTVFDLGAIKTFSWLANYDEMVGAFGNILNSGNPEGPQNTLDNVNYLQTLDSALIILKLSLFKAKVIKGDEVDSNREHGHQYNQNQNQNQNQNQNRYRHQSHQNSHHHPVLFSSNASGQSNNDLFSTDFGYLDNNSNSENNVQQSPQTDTRHNSKLIARQFEEMMHLVVTDEFVPTTNLIHSQMLFHVFSILGIVSIILLKKRMDHEMGINIDENEDNKDLLAEMNGKFLAIVSLLDKVKHNLQVKFQALAGDPRAIHSNGNSNSIMLGDAGVAQYSNSNSNNNNNGLMAGMLGAQGPSTLNKFEDNNNFTSLYLFNGIEGNANSAFPAATPNHGSNDNNGENGNNHAMGMNANTGYDLEKTLYILKIGETLLYYMYDTNFQVSVFKKLADNLSQIRKYIIDNESFLLN